The following coding sequences are from one Capsicum annuum cultivar UCD-10X-F1 chromosome 3, UCD10Xv1.1, whole genome shotgun sequence window:
- the LOC107864161 gene encoding perakine reductase, with translation MSKCSIYVRPTLNPEVGKYAVIISPTLREIDSVCKNLKVLFNLYHPMNFLIWNCRGSTSLEFRENFRELLRSHNPALVVLLETHRADHLSMPHEFNFSNVVAVPAEGRAGGIAILWHANLLNVSTVAITHQEIHCMIQAFWLIFLPGRVCSFFTSSIWCFNSTVFAVIMEHNSQSIIPRVKLGTQGLEVSKLGFGCLGLSGIMNTPLSHEAGCSIIKEAFNKGITFFDTSDLYGHEGDNEIMVGKALKQLPREQVQLATKFGLILSEDFQFHVKGSPEYVRKCCEESLKRLDVDYIDLYYPHRIDTTVPIENTMEELKKLAEEGKIRYIGLSEASVDTIKRAHAVHPIAAVQLEYSLWTREIEEDVIPLCRELGIGIVAYSPLGHGFFGGKAVTESLPEGSMMAALPRFNEQNLEKNKVLYTRFANLAAKHGCTPPQLALAWVMHQGDDVIPIPGTTKIKNLNDNIQSVGVKLTPEDLKEITDTIPISEVFGERDHAVISKYDYRFANTPLKN, from the exons ATGTCGAAATGCTCAATCTATGTAAGGCCGACTCTGAATCCGGAAGTAGGGAAGTATGCAGTAATAATAAGCCCTACTCTCCGAGAAATTGACTCTGTTTGCAAAAATCTTAAAGTTCTCTTCAATTTGTACCACCCCATGAATTTTCTAATTTGGAATTGTAGAGGTTCTACGTCCTTGGAATTTAGGGAAAACTTTAGGGAACTGCTTCGTTCCCACAATCCCGCTTTAGTTGTTCTCCTTGAAACTCACAGGGCGGATCATCTCTCTATGCCCCACGAGTTTAACTTCTCCAATGTGGTTGCTGTCCCAGCTGAGGGACGAGCCGGAGGAATTGCCATTTTATGGCATGCGAATCTTTTAAATGTCAGCACTGTAGCTATCACGCATCAAGAGATTCACTGCATGATACAG GCTTTCTGGCTCATTTTTCTCCCAGGTAGAGTGTGTAGCTTCTTCACATCAAGCATTTGGTGTTTCAATTCTACAGTCTTTGCAGTTATAATGGAGCACAACTCCCAAAGCATAATTCCAAGAGTAAAATTGGGTACACAGGGACTTGAG GTCTCCAAACTAGGCTTTGGTTGTTTAGGACTATCTGGAATAATGAATACTCCTCTGTCACATGAAGCCGGATGCTCAATCATAAAGGAAGCATTCAATAAAGGCATCACCTTCTTTGACACATCCGATTTATATGGGCATGAAGGCGACAATGAAATAATGGTTGGAAAG GCACTGAAGCAGCTTCCCCGTGAGCAAGTCCAACTGGCAACCAAATTTGGGTTGATACTTTCTGAAGATTTCCAGTTTCATGTCAAAGGCTCTCCAGAATATGTACGGAAATGCTGCGAAGAAAGTCTGAAGCGGCTTGATGTAGACTACATTGATCTATATTATCCTCACAGAATAGACACAACTGTGCCTATAGAGAACACT ATGGAGGAACTCAAGAAATTAGCCGAGGAGGGAAAGATAAGGTACATTGGCTTATCGGAAGCCAGTGTGGACACAATTAAGAGGGCACATGCTGTTCATCCCATCGCTGCTGTACAATTGGAGTATTCTCTTTGGACCCGTGAAATAGAAGAGGATGTAATTCCACTTTGTAG GGAACTGGGAATTGGAATTGTTGCATATAGTCCCCTTGGCCACGGGTTCTTTGGAGGGAAAGCAGTCACAGAAAGCTTGCCTGAGGGAAGTATGATG GCCGCGCTCCCAAGGTTTAATGAACAGAATTTGGAGAAGAACAAAGTTCTATACACACGATTCGCGAACTTAGCAGCAAAGCATGGTTGCACACCTCCTCAACTAGCTTTAGCATGGGTTATGCATCAGGGAGACGATGTAATTCCAATACCTG GAACAACAAAGATCAAGAACCTCAATGACAATATCCAATCTGTAGGAGTGAAACTTACACCAGAGGATTTGAAGGAAATTACTGACACAATTCCTATTAGTGAAGTCTTTGGAGAAAGAGACCATGCAGTAATATCCAAGTACGATTATCGGTTCGCTAATACACCATTAAAGAATTAA
- the LOC107864159 gene encoding perakine reductase, protein MEHNIQIQIPRVKLGTQGLEVSKLGFGCAGLSGLLNAPLSHEAGCAILKEAFFKGITFFDTANVYGHEGHNEIMVGKVLKQLPREQVQLATKFGCIFSEDFNDFQCYVKGTPQYVRQCCEESLKRLDVDYIDLYYQHRTDTSVPIEETMEELKKLVEEGKIRYIGLSEANVDTIKRAHAVHPISCVQMEYSLWTRAIEEDVIPLCRKLGIGIVAYSPLGSGFFGEKAITESLPAESLMGSHPSFSGENLEENKVLYTRFDNLAAKHGCTPPQLALAWLLHQGEDVVPIPGTTKIKNLDANIQSIAVKLTPEDVKEIADVIPVSEVSGEREHEVMSKYEYRLANTPLKQ, encoded by the exons ATGGAGCACAACATACAAATCCAAATTCCAAGAGTCAAATTAGGTACTCAAGGCCTTGAG GTCTCGAAACTCGGCTTTGGTTGTGCAGGACTTTCGGGCTTATTAAATGCTCCTCTGTCACATGAAGCGGGGTGTGCAATCTTAAAGGAAGCATTCTTCAAAGGCATCACCTTCTTTGACACAGCAAACGTATATGGCCATGAGGGTCACAACGAGATCATGGTGGGAAAG GTGCTGAAGCAGCTTCCTCGTGAGCAAGTCCAACTGGCGACCAAATTTGGGTGTATATTTTCCGAGGACTTCAATGACTTCCAGTGTTACGTCAAAGGCACTCCACAATATGTGCGGCAATGCTGTGAAGAAAGTCTCAAGAGGCTTGACGTGGACTACATCGATTTATATTATCAACACCGGACAGACACATCTGTACCAATAGAGGAAACT ATGGAGGAACTCAAGAAGTTAGTGGAGGAGGGAAAGATAAGGTACATTGGCTTATCTGAAGCCAATGTGGACACAATTAAGAGGGCGCATGCTGTTCATCCCATCTCTTGTGTACAAATGGAGTATTCTCTTTGGACTCGTGCGATAGAAGAGGATGTAATTCCGCTTTGTAG AAAATTGGGCATTGGGATTGTCGCATACAGCCCCCTTGGCAGCGGGTTCTTTGGTGAGAAGGCAATCACAGAAAGTTTGCCGGCGGAAAGTCTGATG GGTTCTCATCCAAGTTTCAGTGGAGAAAATTTGGAGGAGAACAAAGTTCTTTACACAAGATTTGATAACTTAGCAGCAAAGCATGGTTGTACACCTCCTCAACTAGCTTTAGCATGGCTTCTGCATCAGGGAGAGGACGTGGTTCCGATACCTG GAACAACAAAGATTAAGAACCTAGATGCCAACATTCAATCCATAGCAGTGAAGCTTACACCAGAAGACGTGAAGGAAATCGCGGATGTCATCCCCGTTAGTGAAGTCTCTGGAGAAAGAGAGCACGAAGTGATGTCTAAGTACGAATATCGGTTAGCTAATACGCCATTAAAGCAGTAA